The region CTACCAAAAGCATGCTTCACTTCTTAAGCTTATAACAGCTATTAAACCTGCTTGCCTTAATATTGCAAAAGAACCTTCATAATAACCGATGACACATGCAAATTTGTATGCTGTTCATGGCATTTTCGCCTAAACACAAGTACTTCCTCAACTCTACATTAGGTTAACTTATAAAGCTCAAAAGCACATCTTGAAGCAAAGAGAAATTCCACTCAAATTTGTGATAaaagaatatataaatatatatgccaaaaaagGCAATGAATCACATATTATAAATCTATTTCATGGAGGCGGAAATAAAGGGTGAAAGATActtcctttccatccttttaaCGGTATTTTAATATATAGCGTGTTGACAATTTGATACTTTACGAGACCAATTAAAAAAATCTGATCCATATAAATTCATCAAGACTGGTAAAATGATTCTGGAAATATGGGGAAAAACATACGGAAGAGAACTGACGATCATGTGTAACACACCTTTCTTGTTAGGTAATCTTTCactgctacttcttggtttaaCCTCGATATTAGATCCTCCAAGTCCGTTCTGGCAGTTACTAGTCTCCTCTGCATGGTAACGAGGGCCCTGTTCATGATCTGCCGATGATCCAGTGGAAGCATTAATTTTACATCACTGGGAAATTGTAATTCCGAGTCAGCTTCCATGTTGTGTGAGACTCCAGAACCTCTAGGGACGTCAAGGGAGCCATCATCCAAGGTATTAGGCCCTGATAATACACCACCTTTTAAGGAGCTCACGTCACTTCCAATACTCTCACTTGAGAAGTTTCTAGCATGGTGAGATGCCTTATTATGATCTGGCTGAGCCATATGTTCCAGGGCATTAGCTCCAAAATAAGCACTTTTAGAAGCATTTCCATTGCTCATATTAGTAGTTACAACTTTAGCCTTTACTGCATTTCCTTTATTCCTAGGAAGACCTTCTAGCTGATCTAGGATAGCTTGTCCCATAAACAACCCGTCATCTATATTAGACATACCATACTTCATTAGCCTTTCTATTGGGTCAGTCAAATCTTCATCCAAAGACAACTCTTCTATACCAACTTCAGAACTATAATCTTTGCCCATGCTTGATGTGCCAACCTCAGATGCCTCATAAGCAGTATCACTACCATAATCAGATGTGAAAGATGCACTAACAACGGACTGAATCGAGCTGGACTCTGGCTGAAGTGACAACATTGGATCGTCTAAAGACGAGTTTGAATTCCCACCATTCTGTTTTTCATCTTGAAATGctgtcaaaaaaaaaaaataagcATGCATTTATTTCATCATGATCTTCAAATAACATTGAAGCAAGAGGACACATACAAGACCTAGCTGCAGCTTCTAGTTCAAGGAAGGATGCCACAACTACACTCCTCGATATATCAATGTCCGATAGCAGCTTTTCCATCCACACCTCCAAGGAGCTACGTCGCTGCAACACATACAATTTCTTGAGAATAAAAGAATGAACAGTTCTAATGTATAATATTTGATTTGAATTGAGCCCCACTTTATGTAATCTAAAAAGTAAGTGACCGTTTTCCAGAGTGATTGACAAACTACCTCTTCCAAAAGTGCTTTAGTTTTTATCCGCAGTAGCCCCTTTGGTGGAGCTGGTGGTAGAATCTTCCTCGGAAATGCTTTTTTAAGCTGTAACAATGAAAAATGAAAATTAGCCAAAATTTGATTAGATTTTCACTATGTCAGTGTCTAAAGATGACCAATGCCCGctaatttttaacaaaaaaaaaacatAATTCTCTTCTAATATATAACAGGAAAATGCTCTTACTGCAGCTAACAACTTCATGAAATCATTAAATCTTCTTAATACTCCTCGCATAGTCGTAACTCCTTGGGGTGATTGTATGCCCACCTGAACTCTGTAGAACTgtccactgcaaatgttaattAAACATACAGAAAGTTGAAACAGTGATAACATGGATTTAAAACATCAAAATTTCAGATAACAGGCTAGCTGACATATCAGGACAATCATTCGTAAAGCACATATTGGTGGACcaataacaaacttatcttcACAGTACTAGTGGTTTAATTATTCACCAGATCCCAACCCACCCCTGCCCCTACCCTAAAATCCTGAATCAGGGACAAGGAGAAGTAACAAGTTTAAGAAATTTCAAGAAATGCAATATTATTATACAATATAAGGTGACTACACATCTCAAGAAAATACAACAAGCAGTAGTACACTGTTTCACTACTGAACAAAGCAAAATTGACGATGATTCGCTTGCTGCCAATACTACTATAGAGTTACACAGACAAAGAAGGAAACTAATTCAGTCATCTGAATATAATCTAGTTTTAAAAAATTAAAGCTTCGGTTAATCAGAAATCCAAATAAGCAAAGCATTTGCTGATCATCTAACCTTTATATGAGACACACAGCAAGATAATCATCTATGTcttctaaataattaaataactgTGCCAAGTCCCAAAAGCATAAAAATATCTAACCCTTTACAATATTATATAAGGGAGATTCATTCAATATACCACTATGGGATCTGATTCTCTTGATTTTGGGAGGACGGCCCATGAAGGTATTGTAACACAGAAACTCCACCCTGAGCTGGGATCATGTGGCCAAACAGTGTCACGCCCACTCTGCACAAACAAAGTTCAGAACTTTATTAGTAACAAATTTAATTATAAGTGAATACTGGTTAttaagttatatttattttgGAAATATAGGATCACGTATTCTTTAAATTAAGCAGAAACGTTATGAAGAATAATTGACGTAAAACCTTGTGCATATTCATTGACGTAAAACCATATGCAAACTTTTCAAACTTAGCATCACGATTATGTTATTGACATTGACCAGCATAATTTTCAATCAGGCAGTCACGTTGCAATCCTTGTGCATATTCATTACGCTTGCAATTAATTCAGTTATGTGTGACACGAAAATGTTTTTGAGTTTTAGTAACCTGGATCTTCAATGGTCAAATGTAATAACAAGCTATCTTGTAATGGTGTCACGAATTATTATTAGTTTCACCACCTTTTACGGAACTGAAAAAAATAGTGGGTTTCAAGAAGAAATAGTCTCCTATATGCACTTGCAAAGGAGACAAAAAGGAGACAAAGAGGCACTTGACCGTTTCTCGAGCATCATTGGTATTAAACCCTTAACAGCTTTTCCCCTGAACTTAACTTTAATCAACAAAATCAAAAGGTGTATTCTAAACAAATAAGATTGTCATTAACACATACTTGTGCAGGCCATAAAGGCGAAATACATGGGTGTCTTACCGGCGTCCGTTTAGCAAATTAGGTGTTCACCTATACAAGGCATATATACTACATATTATGTATATAAATTATTAgtgattataataataattatactAGTGCAAGATTATAGAATGAAATAGATTTAAACTTTCATTTGTTTAATTTTAAGACTGTTCATGAATCGTATGAGTATAATGGCCAGATCCTAATGCTAAAAGTCAACAAATTTTAACACTCGTGTACGAAAATAAGCAAACTtaaatgatatattagaaaaatatttaatatatgcAGTTGAATGTCTGACCTAGGTGTTGCCTACACGAAGCCTAACTCACCTAACCTATTAAAATCAGCGCCGGATGGATGCCTATCCAATTTTTACCGCCTTTCCGCCCAGGCGATGCCTTGACAACTACGTTAACCATTTTTTACCGCCATTCCGGCGATGCCTTGACAACTATGCGTAAACATGACGTGGTATGCTATATCCTACAACACTATGCCTCCAGTAATGCTAATCAGTAATATTTTTTAAGGAATGTATAGAATGAAATGAACAATGCAAATCTAACTAACACAAAGACCATATTTATATTACCTATAATGTTAATGGGGAAAAGAAAGAAATCCGTGATGTTTAGAGGAAGAAAGGCTACTATTTAAGAACTCATTAATTGCTCCACGCGATCAAGCGTCTCCTATCTAGCATCTCCAAAATCCTACCTTTGTACCCTCCTGAGTTAAAATCGAGGACTCTTCAATTTCTTCAAGAGAATTCAAGTTTCTCCTCAAATCTTTAGGAACCTCCCCTCCCTCGATTTTTGCGAGCATTCCCCTTCAGCCTCCCTACTCTTTTAAGTGATTTCTATCTCTCTCCACTCCCTACCGTACACTTCTACCGATAAATTACACTTGTACAAATACAAAAACAATAAATATAGACCGAATACAAGAAACATTGTCAAAAACAACACACTTATTTATTTACAAAATTCCATAAATCATACTCAAACTACTAAACACCAATACAAACTCATGTCAAATCATCGATTATCTCATCGAAACTAAGGACACTTACTAGCGATAAACCTAACAACTTCAAGAACCAAACAAACACACTTAACCAACTTCAAAAACAATAAATAAAGTCCGGGTACAAAAAAAAACATTATTAACGCCAACACACATATTAATTTACAAAATTCCGAAATTCAAACTCAAACTACTGAACACCAATAAAAATTACAAACCCACATCGAATCTTCGATTATCTCATCGGAACTAAAGACACTAACTACCAACAAACGAACCCAACTTCAAGAACCCAAAAAAACACAAATGAAGCAAAATTGAAGTAAGTGAGCTGAAAAACAAAGATCAAAGCAGAAAGACCATAGAGAATGAAACTTTAAGAGTAAAGAAAGATACCCAATTGCGAGGAGGAGGACTCCAATCCATTCCCATAGGTAAAGGTGAAGTTCCATCGTGTCTGTGCTTTGGAGGGCTTCTCCGGTGCATTATTCCGATCAGATTGTGAGCAGTATATGTATATGGTTGTATGTATAGGTGTAAGTATTAATTTGATGGGAAAGAGGGGGTTTAGATGATTAGATCGAGACCAACGAAGAAAGCAAGAACAACGAACAAACAAAGGAGTAGTTTGAGGTGGACAGGTGGAGTTTGTACGTCAGGATGCTTGGccttattttttaataaaatatccCAATAAATCTATTTAATTTGTCAAAAACATCCCATAAATTACAAATAATTGGTTCAACCCAATagttttaatttttgaattatgtaattttatttacatttgtaatattataaataaatatttattttaataaattttaagaTTAGGAAGAATCAAAATCTAGACCTAAAACAGTCGGGAATAAACCTTTACATGTTATTATTTCATTAAGCTTGGGATCAAGTATTTAAATTTGATGTAAATAAATATGTAAATCAACAAATAATATATTTACTTTTTTCCTCTAAATTTGgccccaaaataattttatgacTTTTTACAAGACCTCATAAACTCCTGTAAGTCACCATTCATCTTTCTAACTTATATAGCCTCTCACTAGGTATTCAAAATCGAGAAAATATCCAAAATACCCATATTTCAGTATTAATGGCCCAAAATACccaattttaaattatataatcCTAAATACCGATACAATACGTATTTTGAAAAGAAGtattaaattttataaaagataCACATTTGTCAAATGCGCATCCAAGAATAAGCATTTTAAAATATGCGTATTtgaacttttttttaaaaaaaaaattacaaaaaaaacgTATTATATAAATGCGTATCTTgtcttaatttttttattttattttttttcaattttttaattaCTGGAATAAAAGAAAATATGCGCAAGTGTGACGTACGTATCCCGTGATTCATATTCTAAAAATACGTATCTTTGAATACGTAATTTTGGGTTATCAATCTTGAATTTAGGCATTTTGGGCCATGACCCTCCAAAATTCTTACAAGATATATAAAGTAATAATGATCTATCTTATTCAGTTTTCTTATATTTAATTCTGTTACTAAGAAGGTTAACTCAGCAGGTACAACGAATTTGAGATGACATTATTTACAAATGTATAATTTCTGAATAGTTAACATTTATAAGCAACTGAAAAACAGAAAACAACCAACGACTACCTTTTCAAATACTTTTTTTCTTATATATTGTATATCTTTAAACACAATATTTTCTGTGAAACAAATAAAATCCACAGTTTGATCTGTCAGGTATAAATAAAAAGAAgtaatatatttaaaaaaatcaacTTCCAACCCAAGTCATGTATAGCATAACTGTATACACAAATATGTTGTTGCCTATTTTCTTTAAAAAGGGATAGATGAAAAACAATACATCATTGCAACTGAAGTAGATATATCATGATCATGTAAACACTAAGGGgtcatttgttaaatctgaatCATTTTTTCTGAACGATTAAAATTTTGAACGATTGATAATCTGAATGCTGGACTGTTAATCCTGTTTggtaaataaatatcaaaatttcTGAACAATAATATTTGTTGATCATATCCTTACATATAtgtaaaaattaatttatattttaatcttaataatcaaataacaatttacacgtattttgaaaatttaataataaaaacatacatatattttgaataaatattaTCCATTTAAAGAGTAATCAATATTTTCAGTCGTAAACATgaaaaatatataattgtaagtttaattttaaaattattaaacaaattttagacaaatgtattcatattaaaattcacataattatttgaatataaacatatttaaaaactaaaaatataagtataaatgttaaataaaattaatatatggCATGGAATTTTAATTTATACTTTTTTTAAGAAAATCACTTAtgtattataaataaatatattatatttttatattatggTCTAGTGGCTTGATATCACTTGATAAAACTTACTATATCCTGAGGTTACATGAACCATCCAGCTATATTTTTTTGAATGAGTTGTCCAGCTAAATTCTTGGCTCGTACAACTAACAAAAAAATTTATCAAACAATCTAAACAGGTGATTTAAGTCTCGTCCAGTACTTTTGATATGGTACAGGGGTTAACAAATGAAGGTTCAATAATAAAAAAAGAGGGGAGGGGGGATTAGCAAATTATGACAACCAAGTGAAAATCATAGGAGAAATTTTATTCACATCCTAACATCTGTCGTACTTGGAAGTGGCAGAGGGAGTGTTCCAAAACAGATGGCTACTTAACACAGAACTTGACCACTGCATATAATAAGGAAAAAAACTGCTGGATGAAGAAAGCTTGGGTAACTACCTCCCAGCTCTTTACAGTAACATCACTCGCACTAACAAGACGTACCCTAGTTGAAGTGACCTTTAGCAACCACACTAACATCATAAATTCCGACTCTGAAAAGTAGACAATTCCTAACCTACTAAAGAACACACTGTTTTGGATTGCCATGGACTTCTGAATCATCCTTGAATGGAGGATAAGGGTGATCCGATCCCAGTAGTGCTATGTTACTGAAATTATTTCTGCTTTCCCAATCTTTATCTGATGATTTTGCTTATTATTATAGCCCAGTATAACATAAGTAACTGACTTTAAGATCTTGAGAAACTCTTTAGTTCAAAGTTTCGCTCTGGACTTAAAGAAACTCTGCGGTATGAGAACCATCCTCTAAAAATAGCCGGCAGCTTGTATTCATGCGTAGTCACAGGAAACCTATCATCCTCGTCATCTTGTCTAGGAGTTTTATCATCGCAACTCTGATAATTTCcatcatcaatttcttcttctAGTTCCCCCGTATTTAATCTGCACAATGACCACAAAAAGAGCATTCAAATACTCTTCAGTAATCTTGAAAAACACATTCGCAGCACAGTAATTTTTCTAGAAGTTTTAACGAGTTCCCCATGGATGTTATGTATAATATTATAAGAAACTAACAAGTGTACAGATTCTATTAGCTGCTAGCCTGCTACCCACCAATTTTAATTCTCAACTATTCAAAAGGAGAAGTCCCAAAAACACAGCTTGGGAGAATTGGAAATGCAAgagggttcaacttccttttaagataataaaattaaataatagtGTGCAACTACAGCTAATTTATTTATCATTAATGGAAAACTTACATGCTGGGTTGCTCAAAGTCACCGAACTGCACTGCTGATTTACTCCTTTTCATATTGTAGTTAATGGATAGATGGCGTGCAAAAAGAAGCTTCAAAAACCAATAAGAACACGTCGGTAAACAAGAAGGACTACAATGGGGTAATTTAAACTTGAAATGAAAAGCAAGATAAAACACATATAATTATGATTTCAAAGGTAAAAGAGAAAGAAAGGGCATCGGCAACAGGCTATATTGACATCTAAAGTCCGAACCCAAGATCACTCATAACAAGAAAAGGCAATTCAATAAGTTCCTAAGCAAAGACCCACTTTACTAGATGCAAAGATCTGCCTCTAGATGAAATATGAAGTCGACAATATACAGGATTACGTGGAAGTAGAAATATCGAAATTGCAACTCTGAATTCAGCAATTAACGTGACTAATAGTTTAAACTCTGCAAAACGCAACCATTATCTCTTCATATATGATATTAACTACCTGATCACCATCCCTGATCTCGTAATCGGAAATATATTCATTATCATCAAGAAGCTTCTGACCATCAAAGCACAAGCAGAAGTGCCCCCATACATGGGACCTACATGAACAATATCCATTAAAAAATAATACTACACATAATGACGTAAATACATGTGCTAGATTTCCATTTAAAAAAAACAACAGCAAAAATTCTAATAGTAAGTACATATCACCCATATACTCTATTGTGATTGGTTAACAACTAACAGCACTGCAATAATCTACTTGCATCTGATTGAATAACCAGCAAATACCCTCATAAATTATTCGATAAACATGTGTAGTTATATGATCACAAACAAAACCACATGAGAAAATGAAATACAATTTCAGAGTTCTATTACAGTTGAATACTCCATAATGCAACTCAAAGAGCTTAATAAATAATTGATCAACTTCCTTTAAGAAATTATTTCGGTATGAAATCAGGCAACTACAAGTAACTAGAAGCTTAATCTTATATATTCAAGTCTACTTGTGGGAACTTACAAACAGATTGAAAATTCAACAAGGCAAAAATTTACACCGATCACTTATCTATTATACACAACAGTAATCAGGGACAATTGTTTACTACAATAACCACTTTCATCTAACAAATTGCTACAAGAGAAAGCTCAAAACACAGGACATTTAATCAAACAAGCTACAATAATgtgaaaatattaataatattattaccACGAAACCTTGCCAGGTCCTTGTTCCGGTAAATGACTAAACGCATTCTCCACCGAATTCCTCAGCTCAGCCACTGTCGCTGTCTTTGCAACTTCAATCTCTGTATTCAAACACAAAACACACAtaatcaaatacataaaaatcGATGCTTATACACTACTACATTCACCTAATTTTTTAATAATACGATAACCGAGACAAGACGCTAGACGACAGTGTTTGAGAGAGAGAAGGAcggggagggagagagagaaggagagagagagagagagagagagagagagagagagagagagggagggagagagagagagagagggagggagagagagggggagagagggggagagggtgagagagagagggggggagagggtgagagagagagggagagagagagagagagagagagagagagagagtaccaAATGAAGAACCGTCTAATTTAAGGACAGTGAGTTTAAGAGGCTTCTGAGGTAACTTATTATACAACATACTCCGTCGAGAAAAGCTGGAGATAATCAAACAAGGAACGGCGCACGAGAAAGAAGATCGCCGTTGAGCAAACGCGTCCTTAGATTCAAACATTATCACATTCGTAACGAAATGCAAAGGAGATGAAAGTTAGGTTTTAGGTTTTGTGTATTGTAAAGTGAGAGAGGGAGAGGAGTGACGAGATGATCGAAACGAAATGCTTTATTTCAGGCCCCCTTTTTTCCGGGAGAGAGGGAAACCATGGATTGTTATTTGTCTTTTTGAAAAGCGGAGGATCTTGGCCGTTGATTGTTGCTTCCATCGTCACTATGGTTGATTCTTCACAACGGCCCTTGAGGTTAGAGTGAAATTACACATAAACCATACTGGTACTGATTTTTACAATTCAATCACTGTACCAGAAAAAGAACGGGTTTTATATCAAATTGTCCACCGAACTTGTTAAAATGTATCAAGTAGCTACACAATCTCCACAGTGACTCATTTAAACCACTAAAATACTAGTATATATCATTCCGttagatttttttaatttttttaacagAAGTGTTGTGTTTGCTGTGTATTTCTTTGAATATTATGGTTTACCAGCAAACTTGAGTGCCTCTCTCTCATCTTTATATATGTTTAATTGATCCTAAAATAATCGTTATCTTCACGAGTAAAATAAAAGTTGGATGTTCTGCAATTGCAGTATTAATTCAATAGAGAGATGAAAAGAATATGTCCTTTCAATTAGGGCTCTCGTTGTTTATCTGAATTTCATGTGTCTGGCAGTTTAACAAAAATATATGactataaatttttaaaattaacgttttctgttaaaaaaaattaaaaaatctaaCGGAGTGATATATACTACTATTTTAGTGGTTTAAATGAGTCGCCGTGGAGATTGAGTAGCTAACGTGATACATTTGAACGAGTTCGGTGGGTAATTTGATATAAAACCTGAAAAAGATAAGCTTAGCTTCTTGGTTCAGAAACTGTAGTCTAGACTCCAACTTACCGAACTCCAATACGAGCCGAATTCAGTTATTCGAGTTCGAATTCAGTGAGTTACCGAACTGCTCGTTTCGTTTACAATTCTAATAATTGTTACGCCCAAATTCCTTCGTCTTGAATAACAGGCTTCGACCCTCCAGGAAAAGTTTTCGGCTTTAACTCTAAAAATAAGTAAATATGAAGGATTgtcccccgattcacctcc is a window of Apium graveolens cultivar Ventura chromosome 11, ASM990537v1, whole genome shotgun sequence DNA encoding:
- the LOC141698268 gene encoding PX domain-containing protein EREL2-like isoform X2, whose amino-acid sequence is MHRRSPPKHRHDGTSPLPMGMDWSPPPRNWSGRDTVWPHDPSSGWSFCVTIPSWAVLPKSRESDPIVFYRVQVGIQSPQGVTTMRGVLRRFNDFMKLLAALKKAFPRKILPPAPPKGLLRIKTKALLEERRSSLEVWMEKLLSDIDISRSVVVASFLELEAAARSSFQDEKQNGGNSNSSLDDPMLSLQPESSSIQSVVSASFTSDYGSDTAYEASEVGTSSMGKDYSSEVGIEELSLDEDLTDPIERLMKYGMSNIDDGLFMGQAILDQLEGLPRNKGNAVKAKVVTTNMSNGNASKSAYFGANALEHMAQPDHNKASHHARNFSSESIGSDVSSLKGGVLSGPNTLDDGSLDVPRGSGVSHNMEADSELQFPSDVKLMLPLDHRQIMNRALVTMQRRLVTARTDLEDLISRLNQEVAVKDYLTRKVKDLEVELETTKQRSKENLQQAVLVEKERLTQMQWEMEELRRNSFEMELKLKSQQDDKADSESVKDYTTQGKDMMRELDATKQQLVELQKQHRELETNSKADIKVLVKEIKSLRSSQAEYRRQLSESFKEKSEAEKLLQQEKQNSEHANTAIRKLLHQYECLHSRLQECNINFVNEDKLVINPSSPAAAFDFQASDNRASLLLSELLAKDDDGVSTTDNKNFSDDGANTVNQALRDLLTNIFVDNTNLRKQVNTVMRYALKINMSSDTNDEQPSEPIVQNKSIEK
- the LOC141698268 gene encoding PX domain-containing protein EREL2-like isoform X1; translation: MHRRSPPKHRHDGTSPLPMGMDWSPPPRNWSGRDTVWPHDPSSGWSFCVTIPSWAVLPKSRESDPIVFYRVQVGIQSPQGVTTMRGVLRRFNDFMKLLAALKKAFPRKILPPAPPKGLLRIKTKALLEERRSSLEVWMEKLLSDIDISRSVVVASFLELEAAARSSFQDEKQNGGNSNSSLDDPMLSLQPESSSIQSVVSASFTSDYGSDTAYEASEVGTSSMGKDYSSEVGIEELSLDEDLTDPIERLMKYGMSNIDDGLFMGQAILDQLEGLPRNKGNAVKAKVVTTNMSNGNASKSAYFGANALEHMAQPDHNKASHHARNFSSESIGSDVSSLKGGVLSGPNTLDDGSLDVPRGSGVSHNMEADSELQFPSDVKLMLPLDHRQIMNRALVTMQRRLVTARTDLEDLISRLNQEVAVKDYLTRKVKDLEVELETTKQRSKENLQQAVLVEKERLTQMQWEMEELRRNSFEMELKLKSQQDDKADSESVKDYTTQGKDMMRELDATKQQLVELQKQHRELETNSKADIKVLVKEIKSLRSSQAEYRRQLSESFKEKSEAEKLLQQEKQNSEHANTAIRKLLHQYECLHSRLQECNINFVNEDKLVINPSSPAAAFDFQASDNRASLLLSEVQLLAKDDDGVSTTDNKNFSDDGANTVNQALRDLLTNIFVDNTNLRKQVNTVMRYALKINMSSDTNDEQPSEPIVQNKSIEK
- the LOC141698268 gene encoding PX domain-containing protein EREL1-like isoform X3 codes for the protein MRGVLRRFNDFMKLLAALKKAFPRKILPPAPPKGLLRIKTKALLEERRSSLEVWMEKLLSDIDISRSVVVASFLELEAAARSSFQDEKQNGGNSNSSLDDPMLSLQPESSSIQSVVSASFTSDYGSDTAYEASEVGTSSMGKDYSSEVGIEELSLDEDLTDPIERLMKYGMSNIDDGLFMGQAILDQLEGLPRNKGNAVKAKVVTTNMSNGNASKSAYFGANALEHMAQPDHNKASHHARNFSSESIGSDVSSLKGGVLSGPNTLDDGSLDVPRGSGVSHNMEADSELQFPSDVKLMLPLDHRQIMNRALVTMQRRLVTARTDLEDLISRLNQEVAVKDYLTRKVKDLEVELETTKQRSKENLQQAVLVEKERLTQMQWEMEELRRNSFEMELKLKSQQDDKADSESVKDYTTQGKDMMRELDATKQQLVELQKQHRELETNSKADIKVLVKEIKSLRSSQAEYRRQLSESFKEKSEAEKLLQQEKQNSEHANTAIRKLLHQYECLHSRLQECNINFVNEDKLVINPSSPAAAFDFQASDNRASLLLSEVQLLAKDDDGVSTTDNKNFSDDGANTVNQALRDLLTNIFVDNTNLRKQVNTVMRYALKINMSSDTNDEQPSEPIVQNKSIEK
- the LOC141697734 gene encoding uncharacterized protein LOC141697734, producing MFESKDAFAQRRSSFSCAVPCLIISSFSRRSMLYNKLPQKPLKLTVLKLDGSSFEIEVAKTATVAELRNSVENAFSHLPEQGPGKVSWSHVWGHFCLCFDGQKLLDDNEYISDYEIRDGDQLLFARHLSINYNMKRSKSAVQFGDFEQPSILNTGELEEEIDDGNYQSCDDKTPRQDDEDDRFPVTTHEYKLPAIFRGWFSYRRVSLSPERNFELKSFSRS